In Pseudofrankia saprophytica, one genomic interval encodes:
- a CDS encoding ribokinase, producing MAERGRVVVIGSINMDVVVTVPRMPAPGETLAGGSVHQVPGGKGANQAVAARRLGAPTVLVGAVGTDGFGTVLSGFLDAERIDISRVRTEHAPSGTALITVADGGENTVIVVAGANAAVGPERVTDAAIRPGDVVLLQGEIPAETNESAARAARAVGAATILNLAPFRAPSRELLAAVDVVVVNETEFAQLVGVGGAAREVEELLRSDARLAVPDGTPLGDVVVTLGADGVLARIGGEVLAVAGRRVPVVDTTGAGDCFCGAFGASLAAGLTLVEALERANAAAGLAVGRFGAGPSMPTAAEVAEALSADPPARRVALGASGGEMGS from the coding sequence GTGGCTGAGCGCGGGCGGGTCGTCGTCATCGGTTCCATCAACATGGACGTCGTCGTGACGGTGCCGCGAATGCCGGCGCCGGGCGAGACGCTCGCCGGCGGCTCGGTGCACCAGGTGCCCGGCGGCAAGGGCGCCAACCAGGCCGTGGCCGCGCGCCGGCTTGGCGCCCCGACGGTGCTCGTCGGGGCCGTCGGCACGGACGGCTTCGGGACCGTGCTGTCCGGCTTCCTCGACGCCGAGCGGATCGACATCTCCCGGGTGCGGACCGAGCACGCCCCGTCGGGCACCGCTCTGATCACGGTCGCCGACGGCGGCGAGAACACCGTGATCGTGGTCGCCGGGGCCAACGCCGCGGTGGGCCCGGAGAGGGTGACGGACGCGGCGATCCGCCCGGGCGACGTCGTGCTGCTGCAGGGCGAGATCCCCGCAGAGACGAACGAGTCGGCCGCCCGCGCGGCGCGGGCCGTCGGCGCGGCGACGATCCTCAACCTGGCGCCGTTTCGCGCGCCGAGCCGGGAGCTGCTCGCCGCCGTCGACGTCGTGGTCGTCAACGAGACCGAGTTCGCCCAGCTGGTGGGCGTGGGCGGCGCCGCCCGGGAGGTCGAGGAGTTGCTGCGTTCCGACGCCCGGCTGGCGGTTCCGGACGGCACGCCGCTCGGTGACGTGGTGGTGACGCTGGGAGCCGACGGCGTGTTGGCGCGGATCGGCGGTGAGGTGCTCGCCGTGGCCGGCCGGCGGGTGCCCGTGGTCGACACCACCGGCGCGGGCGACTGCTTCTGCGGCGCGTTCGGCGCGTCACTGGCCGCGGGACTGACCTTGGTCGAGGCTCTCGAACGGGCGAACGCGGCAGCGGGCCTCGCGGTCGGTCGGTTCGGCGCCGGGCCGTCCATGCCCACCGCGGCGGAGGTCGCCGAGGCCCTCAGCGCTGACCCGCCCGCCCGCCGTGTCGCTTTGGGCGCGTCGGGTGGCGAGATGGGGAGCTAA